A section of the Kribbella sp. HUAS MG21 genome encodes:
- a CDS encoding CehA/McbA family metallohydrolase, with translation MAVTSYRRRWTLDDRAESVWHSLPVDIPADCPGLLVTLTVPPVEGAVIDIGCEGASGWRGWSGGARRTFAITPDAATPGYLPGELEAGTWWIVLGLHRLPVEGVELLVEAVTGPVTTIPGLTEYADATAAIAVPPRPPRRTLPASSGLKWIAGDFHAHSLHSDGSTPVANLAALGVSAGLDVLAVTDHNTVAHHAELPTLGKRFGIGLIPGQEVTTDTGHANAFGEIGAIDFRRPAATWVSEVASRGGLLSINHPLGGDCSWRHPLPEHPPLAEIWHSSWLDHTWGGPIAWWQAWGLENTTPIGGSDWHNPTSFMPPGSPTTWIAVDATAEGPDELPTATLEALTAGRTALSWSYTAPVLIRADDELIALDAPNTLVITPDGTRHPIRTPKTHLPATPGPHLLITHTGKLLSTCT, from the coding sequence ATGGCCGTCACGTCGTACCGTCGGCGCTGGACCCTCGACGACCGTGCCGAATCGGTCTGGCACTCGCTCCCCGTCGACATCCCAGCCGACTGCCCCGGTCTGCTCGTCACCCTCACCGTCCCACCTGTCGAGGGCGCCGTCATCGACATCGGCTGCGAGGGTGCGTCGGGCTGGCGCGGGTGGTCCGGCGGCGCGCGCCGTACGTTCGCGATCACCCCCGACGCCGCCACCCCCGGCTACCTCCCCGGCGAACTCGAAGCCGGCACCTGGTGGATAGTCCTCGGCCTCCACCGACTACCAGTCGAAGGCGTCGAACTCCTCGTCGAAGCAGTCACCGGCCCGGTCACCACGATCCCCGGCCTGACCGAGTACGCCGACGCCACCGCCGCAATCGCCGTACCGCCGCGACCACCCCGCCGTACCCTCCCCGCCTCCTCGGGACTGAAGTGGATCGCCGGCGACTTCCACGCGCACTCGCTGCACTCCGACGGCTCCACCCCGGTCGCCAACCTCGCCGCCCTCGGCGTCTCCGCCGGCCTCGACGTACTGGCCGTCACCGACCACAACACCGTCGCCCACCATGCCGAACTCCCCACCCTGGGCAAACGCTTCGGCATCGGCCTCATCCCCGGCCAGGAGGTCACCACCGACACCGGCCACGCCAACGCGTTCGGCGAGATCGGCGCGATCGACTTCCGCCGCCCGGCCGCCACCTGGGTCTCCGAAGTCGCGAGCCGCGGCGGCCTCCTCTCGATCAACCACCCCCTGGGCGGCGACTGCTCCTGGCGCCACCCGCTCCCCGAACACCCTCCTCTCGCCGAAATCTGGCACTCCTCCTGGCTCGACCACACCTGGGGCGGCCCCATCGCCTGGTGGCAGGCCTGGGGCCTGGAAAACACCACCCCCATCGGCGGCAGTGACTGGCACAACCCAACATCCTTCATGCCACCCGGCAGCCCCACCACCTGGATCGCCGTAGACGCCACCGCCGAAGGCCCCGACGAACTCCCCACGGCCACCCTAGAAGCCCTCACCGCCGGCCGAACCGCCCTCTCCTGGTCCTACACCGCCCCCGTCCTGATCCGAGCCGACGACGAACTAATAGCCCTGGACGCCCCCAACACCCTCGTCATCACCCCCGACGGCACCCGCCACCCCATCCGCACCCCCAAAACCCACCTCCCCGCCACCCCCGGCCCCCACCTCCTAATAACCCACACCGGCAAACTCCTCTCCACCTGCACCTAA
- a CDS encoding NYN domain-containing protein codes for MKGQTGMVDGGRSQVVVVDAANVVGSRPDGWWRDRVGAARRLLVRIAALQERLTDSDVIVVLEGAACRAVSGDDAPDTGRVRVVLAPGSGDDTIVNVTAEVVAQSHHPAVTVVTADRGLRQRVEPTGAKTTGPGWLLDQLDAIPPQPPTS; via the coding sequence GTGAAGGGGCAGACTGGGATGGTGGACGGCGGGCGGAGTCAGGTGGTTGTGGTTGATGCGGCGAACGTGGTCGGGTCGCGGCCGGATGGGTGGTGGCGGGATCGGGTCGGCGCTGCGCGAAGGTTGCTTGTTCGGATCGCTGCGTTGCAGGAACGGTTGACTGACTCGGATGTGATCGTGGTGCTTGAAGGCGCGGCTTGCCGGGCCGTGTCGGGGGACGATGCGCCTGATACCGGTCGTGTTCGGGTGGTGCTGGCGCCGGGTTCAGGTGACGACACGATCGTGAACGTGACAGCTGAAGTCGTTGCCCAGTCGCATCATCCTGCGGTCACGGTCGTCACCGCAGACCGCGGCCTTCGCCAGCGAGTAGAACCCACCGGAGCCAAGACGACAGGCCCCGGCTGGCTCCTAGACCAACTGGATGCCATCCCGCCCCAGCCTCCAACCAGCTGA
- a CDS encoding response regulator transcription factor has translation MPDRIRLLLVDDQILSRGLLRSGLERERDLEIVAELNRSDDVVGAAKRHRANVALLDAAGPGNDSITVTTKLRTSMPECRVVMLTTYGRPVHLRRGLDAGAKGFALKGSPAPQLADAVRRVHLGLRVVDANLAAENLKYSETPLSADETDTLRAARDGGTVALMAQKLDVSERVVRTRLWSAIGKTGAHTRSDAIQIAERNGWLLD, from the coding sequence TTGCCCGACCGGATCCGGCTGCTGCTGGTCGACGACCAGATCCTCAGCCGCGGCTTGCTTCGCAGCGGTCTGGAGCGGGAGCGCGATCTGGAGATCGTTGCCGAGCTCAACCGTTCTGACGACGTCGTCGGCGCGGCGAAGCGGCATCGCGCGAACGTCGCCCTGCTCGACGCGGCCGGTCCGGGGAACGACAGCATCACGGTCACCACCAAGCTGCGTACGTCGATGCCGGAGTGCCGTGTCGTCATGCTCACGACGTACGGCCGCCCGGTGCACCTGCGTCGCGGGCTCGACGCAGGCGCGAAGGGTTTCGCGCTGAAAGGTAGTCCCGCACCGCAGTTGGCCGACGCGGTACGGCGGGTGCACCTCGGACTCCGAGTCGTCGACGCGAACCTCGCGGCGGAGAACCTGAAGTACTCCGAGACGCCGCTCAGCGCCGACGAAACCGACACGCTCCGCGCCGCACGCGACGGCGGCACAGTCGCGCTCATGGCGCAGAAACTCGACGTCTCCGAGCGCGTAGTACGCACTCGGCTCTGGTCAGCCATCGGCAAGACCGGCGCCCACACCCGCTCCGACGCAATCCAGATCGCCGAGAGGAACGGCTGGCTCCTCGACTAA
- a CDS encoding flp pilus-assembly TadE/G-like family protein, with protein MTRSERGSATLHVLFAAVLLFTALFAATLWSAISTARHKVAAAADLTALSAAQSLSADQSASAGQSVGVDQYGGVNRYGGVNQYGESNARHTTSTSPAAPCATAARIAALHKVDLTACTVTSTAVTVQVSLQLDLRLAQPTLTATARAGPV; from the coding sequence ATGACCCGCTCCGAGCGAGGCAGCGCCACACTCCACGTCCTGTTCGCCGCCGTACTCCTCTTCACAGCACTCTTCGCAGCCACGCTGTGGTCGGCGATCTCCACCGCCCGCCACAAAGTCGCAGCCGCCGCCGACCTGACAGCCCTAAGCGCAGCCCAATCCCTCAGCGCCGACCAGTCCGCGAGTGCCGGCCAGTCTGTCGGCGTCGATCAGTACGGCGGCGTTAATCGGTACGGCGGCGTCAATCAGTACGGCGAATCCAACGCCCGGCACACGACGAGCACATCACCAGCGGCACCATGCGCCACCGCAGCCCGCATCGCCGCGCTCCACAAGGTCGACCTCACTGCCTGCACGGTCACTTCCACCGCAGTGACAGTGCAGGTATCGCTCCAGCTCGACCTGAGACTGGCGCAGCCGACGCTCACAGCGACGGCCCGCGCCGGACCGGTCTGA
- a CDS encoding TadE family type IV pilus minor pilin, whose protein sequence is MLVLLLLLGIWSIGLVVLNIRCIDAARDVARAVARGEPADQAKSIGHRTVPNGTITITRDASDIHVTVTATPTNKPPLLTLMTPAEITATATLQTEPETP, encoded by the coding sequence GTGCTGGTTCTGCTGCTGCTATTGGGTATCTGGTCCATCGGCCTCGTCGTCCTGAACATCCGATGCATCGACGCCGCCCGTGACGTAGCTCGCGCAGTAGCCCGCGGCGAACCAGCCGACCAAGCCAAATCGATCGGCCACCGCACGGTCCCGAACGGCACCATCACCATCACCCGAGACGCCTCAGACATCCACGTGACCGTCACCGCCACGCCCACCAACAAACCACCCCTCCTCACCCTCATGACTCCCGCCGAGATCACAGCGACCGCAACCCTCCAAACCGAGCCAGAGACCCCATGA
- a CDS encoding DUF4244 domain-containing protein, translating to MPQPPAITSTHAANPQTATHPNTQAATHPNTQAAAHPHTQAAAHPHTGSAAHPHTEATTQPTNAASTHISANARKHSAPRPTVAVPNDHHVPTLAHYTPPTTNHRHPVARTARRAHTRTINHLRARSLNNLRSRTERGAATAEYAITIVGACAIGGVLVSLLKSPAMLNALKSIINAGLKMAGIEGVHL from the coding sequence ATGCCTCAGCCACCTGCAATCACCAGCACCCACGCCGCCAACCCCCAAACCGCAACGCACCCGAACACCCAGGCCGCAACGCACCCGAACACCCAAGCCGCGGCACACCCGCACACCCAAGCTGCGGCACACCCGCACACCGGATCCGCGGCGCACCCGCACACCGAAGCCACGACGCAACCCACCAACGCCGCCAGCACCCACATCTCCGCCAACGCACGAAAGCACAGCGCGCCCCGCCCCACCGTCGCCGTACCGAACGACCACCACGTGCCGACCCTCGCCCACTACACCCCGCCCACGACGAACCACCGCCACCCCGTCGCCCGCACCGCCCGCCGCGCGCACACCCGCACCATCAATCACCTACGGGCTAGAAGCCTGAACAACCTCCGAAGCCGCACAGAACGCGGCGCCGCAACCGCCGAATACGCCATCACCATCGTCGGCGCCTGCGCAATCGGCGGCGTACTGGTCTCCCTGCTCAAGTCCCCCGCAATGCTCAACGCCCTCAAGTCGATCATCAACGCCGGCCTGAAAATGGCCGGCATCGAAGGCGTCCACCTCTAA
- a CDS encoding type II secretion system F family protein, translated as MPNHRPIPNRPRPPLDHPPIHPPNLTTHPHPAPHNTRPPQHPRPRPRTAHPAHHQPRHPRRTAASPGAPPDCRAPRTTKPPHTSPDAHTPHPTPRAPAPRAPHPARPNLRTTGPRTCNSAHRASSVRFPPLRLHPRRRTRNPPLNPKGSCMPYALTTATAVALSTYLLIPPKPDLRRLAPPQPRTRPQPPRSHRLTAAGAALAALLLIGFPWGLIPAAIAYYAIPRAIARLEPAATKQRNTQIARDLPLAIDLLTACLRAGRPPQRALTLVAEALPGPLADIFTKIAHHLALGADPATAWSHLRSEPPCAPMARAITRSLRSGAPLSKTLEHLADETRRAHHHTADQQARAAESRAALPLGLCFLPAFVLLSIVPTIADALIPFLLHP; from the coding sequence ATGCCTAACCACAGGCCTATCCCTAACCGCCCTAGGCCTCCACTGGACCACCCACCTATCCACCCCCCAAACCTGACCACCCACCCACACCCCGCGCCCCACAACACCCGCCCCCCACAACACCCGCGCCCCCGCCCCCGAACCGCCCACCCCGCACACCACCAACCCCGACACCCTCGCCGAACGGCGGCCTCGCCCGGCGCACCACCGGACTGCCGCGCCCCGCGCACCACCAAACCGCCGCATACGTCCCCCGACGCTCACACCCCACACCCCACACCCCGCGCCCCCGCGCCACGCGCTCCGCACCCTGCGCGCCCGAACCTCCGCACGACCGGACCGCGAACCTGTAATTCCGCGCACCGCGCGTCCAGTGTCCGGTTCCCGCCTCTGCGCCTGCATCCCCGGCGCCGTACCCGGAACCCACCCTTGAACCCGAAGGGCTCCTGCATGCCATACGCCCTGACCACAGCCACGGCTGTTGCCCTCAGCACCTACCTTCTGATCCCACCCAAACCAGACCTACGCCGCCTAGCCCCTCCCCAGCCCCGCACCCGCCCCCAGCCCCCGCGCTCCCACCGCCTAACCGCCGCCGGCGCAGCCCTAGCCGCACTCCTACTCATCGGCTTCCCCTGGGGCCTGATCCCAGCCGCCATCGCGTACTACGCCATCCCCCGAGCCATCGCCCGCCTAGAACCAGCCGCCACCAAACAACGCAACACCCAAATAGCCCGCGACCTCCCACTGGCAATCGACCTACTGACCGCCTGCCTCCGAGCCGGCCGCCCGCCCCAACGAGCCCTAACCCTCGTAGCCGAAGCCCTCCCAGGCCCCCTCGCCGACATCTTCACCAAGATCGCCCACCACCTCGCCCTAGGAGCCGACCCAGCCACCGCCTGGTCCCACCTACGCTCCGAACCACCCTGCGCTCCCATGGCCCGAGCCATCACCCGTTCCCTCCGCTCCGGCGCCCCACTCTCCAAAACCCTCGAACACCTAGCCGACGAAACCCGCCGCGCCCACCACCACACCGCAGACCAACAAGCCCGCGCCGCAGAATCCCGAGCCGCCCTCCCCTTAGGCCTGTGCTTCCTCCCCGCCTTCGTACTCCTCTCCATCGTCCCCACCATCGCCGACGCCCTGATCCCCTTCCTCCTCCACCCCTGA
- a CDS encoding type II secretion system F family protein codes for MSPAFAAALLTALACALALRPRSPGLHRLTPHANSRRHHPTQPCQPSPARHLRSRLRRAWLLLPPTATATALFGIQALVSTIAITTVLALIAHQRTLHHQQKTAATRRATIIEALDVLAADLTAGRPPITALEGAASISPDFQPVHAAAKLGADVPTALSRAATTPGASSLRALAAAWRVTEESGAAFAALTERLANALRADEAIHRQTESSLANARTTARILATLPALGITLGYALGANPLTFLTATPPGWLCLTTGLSLTALGLHWTTHLSTPQT; via the coding sequence ATGAGCCCAGCCTTCGCAGCCGCCCTCCTCACCGCCCTGGCCTGCGCCCTAGCCCTTCGCCCCCGCTCACCAGGCCTCCACCGCCTAACACCCCACGCCAACTCCCGCCGCCACCACCCCACCCAGCCCTGTCAGCCCAGCCCTGCCCGTCACCTCCGCTCCCGCCTCCGTCGCGCCTGGCTCCTACTCCCACCCACCGCCACAGCCACCGCGCTGTTCGGCATCCAAGCCCTCGTCTCCACCATCGCAATCACCACGGTCCTAGCCCTGATCGCCCACCAACGCACCCTCCACCACCAGCAAAAGACCGCAGCAACCCGCCGCGCCACCATCATCGAAGCCCTCGACGTACTAGCCGCAGACCTCACAGCCGGCCGCCCACCCATCACCGCCCTGGAAGGCGCCGCCTCCATCAGCCCCGACTTCCAACCAGTCCACGCAGCAGCCAAACTCGGCGCCGACGTCCCCACAGCCCTCTCCAGAGCCGCCACCACCCCAGGCGCCTCCAGCCTCCGAGCCCTCGCCGCAGCCTGGCGAGTAACCGAAGAGTCAGGCGCCGCCTTCGCCGCCCTCACCGAACGCCTGGCCAACGCCCTCCGAGCCGACGAAGCCATCCACCGCCAAACCGAATCCAGCCTCGCCAACGCCCGCACCACCGCCCGAATCCTCGCCACCCTCCCCGCCCTAGGCATAACCCTCGGCTACGCCCTAGGAGCCAACCCCCTCACCTTCCTCACAGCCACCCCACCAGGCTGGCTATGCCTAACCACAGGCCTATCCCTAACCGCCCTAGGCCTCCACTGGACCACCCACCTATCCACCCCCCAAACCTGA
- a CDS encoding TadA family conjugal transfer-associated ATPase: protein MTTTAVPTDLLDRVRGTLALTGAEPTPAHVAAALRADGTVCGDAMVLAVVTALRREALGAGPLDSLLAEPGITDILVNGPDEVYIDRGHGLEFVAIRTGDEQAIRRLATRLAAAAGRRLDDSTPYVDVRLSDGTRFHAVLAPIAAPGTCLSLRVPSRKVFTLDDLIAAGALPEAGAAILHDLLDSRLAFLISGGTGTGKTTLLNTLLSLTNPAERLVLVEDANELRPDHPHVVRLEARPPNVEGAGEISLRDLVRQALRMRPDRLVVGEVRGAEVVDLLTALNTGHEGGCGTIHANSAADVPARLEALGALAGQPPTAIQTQAASALHAVIHLTRTPTGHRRITEIHTLTKPPNAPLTTHPAVTFHPNNTLTLHPPANLFTKLPPTHTPRRPPPSAPPTAPPTAPPTAPPSAPSSTPSPTTTAP, encoded by the coding sequence ATGACCACCACTGCCGTGCCGACAGACCTGCTCGATCGCGTCCGCGGCACCCTCGCACTCACCGGCGCCGAGCCGACACCTGCCCACGTCGCAGCCGCACTCCGCGCCGACGGCACCGTCTGCGGCGACGCGATGGTCCTCGCGGTCGTCACGGCCCTTCGCCGCGAAGCCCTCGGCGCGGGCCCACTCGACAGCCTCCTCGCCGAGCCGGGCATCACGGACATCCTCGTCAACGGCCCCGACGAGGTGTACATCGACCGCGGTCACGGCCTCGAGTTCGTCGCCATCCGCACCGGCGACGAACAAGCCATCCGCCGCCTTGCCACCCGCCTCGCGGCAGCAGCCGGCCGCCGCCTCGACGACTCCACGCCGTACGTCGACGTCCGCCTCTCCGACGGCACCCGCTTCCACGCGGTGCTGGCCCCGATCGCCGCCCCCGGCACCTGCCTGTCCCTCCGCGTCCCGTCCCGCAAGGTCTTCACCCTCGACGACCTGATCGCCGCCGGAGCTCTCCCCGAAGCCGGCGCCGCGATCCTGCACGACCTCCTCGACTCCCGCCTCGCGTTCCTGATCAGCGGCGGCACCGGCACCGGCAAGACCACGCTGCTCAACACCCTGCTGTCCCTGACCAACCCCGCCGAACGCCTGGTCCTCGTCGAAGACGCCAACGAGCTCCGCCCCGACCACCCGCACGTGGTCCGCCTGGAAGCCCGCCCACCCAACGTCGAAGGCGCCGGCGAAATCTCCCTCCGCGACCTCGTCCGCCAAGCCCTCCGCATGCGCCCCGACCGCCTGGTAGTAGGCGAGGTCAGAGGCGCCGAAGTAGTAGACCTCCTGACCGCCCTCAACACCGGCCACGAGGGAGGCTGCGGCACCATCCACGCCAACTCCGCAGCCGACGTCCCAGCCCGCCTGGAAGCCCTAGGCGCCCTCGCCGGCCAACCTCCCACAGCCATCCAAACCCAAGCCGCCTCAGCCCTACACGCCGTAATCCACCTGACCCGAACCCCCACAGGCCACCGCCGCATCACCGAAATCCACACCCTCACCAAACCCCCCAACGCCCCCCTCACAACCCACCCCGCCGTCACCTTCCACCCCAACAACACCCTCACCCTCCATCCCCCCGCCAACCTCTTCACCAAACTCCCCCCAACCCACACCCCCCGCCGCCCACCCCCTAGCGCACCACCGACCGCACCACCGACCGCGCCACCGACCGCACCGCCAAGCGCCCCCTCGAGCACACCGTCGCCCACCACGACAGCCCCATGA
- the ssd gene encoding septum site-determining protein Ssd, giving the protein MLDNLLRLAAAASVTPHVEPDLHGLRRNWQTCSLVVVGRDLAEPLARAQPTHRPGVVVVGSTADGDDLYRCAFGIGADVVCRLPDEEPLLVGKLADALDGADRAAVTLAFVGGCGGAGSTTLAAAVAVLGNRRGFRTMLIDGDPLGGGIELALGIERDPGDRWPKLLNASGRVSAAALRSALPSVDGLAVLSWDQSDVTVLPPDTMSSVIGAAQRSTDLVVLDLPRRADPTVEEGFIRATATLLVVPCDVRSIAAAKRLSGPLRSVAGDVRLVVRESRPGLAAADIASHLSLPLATKLGSDPRVPAAMDDGRFTLTRRSPLARAATDILDLFDPSPPHHRPPQKTLEPA; this is encoded by the coding sequence TTGCTCGACAACCTCCTGCGGCTCGCGGCCGCCGCGTCCGTCACGCCGCACGTCGAGCCCGATCTGCACGGCCTGCGGCGCAACTGGCAGACCTGTTCGCTGGTGGTCGTCGGCCGCGACCTGGCCGAGCCGTTGGCCCGCGCCCAGCCAACGCACCGCCCTGGGGTCGTCGTGGTCGGTTCGACCGCAGACGGCGACGACCTCTACCGCTGCGCCTTCGGCATCGGTGCCGACGTCGTCTGCCGCCTGCCCGACGAGGAGCCGCTGCTGGTCGGCAAGCTGGCCGACGCCCTGGACGGCGCCGACCGGGCCGCGGTGACACTGGCCTTCGTCGGTGGGTGCGGGGGAGCGGGCTCGACCACGCTCGCCGCCGCCGTGGCTGTGCTCGGCAACCGCCGGGGATTCCGGACGATGCTGATCGACGGCGATCCGCTCGGCGGCGGGATCGAGCTTGCCCTGGGCATCGAGCGCGATCCGGGTGACCGCTGGCCGAAGCTGCTGAACGCGTCGGGCCGGGTGAGTGCCGCGGCGCTCCGGTCCGCGCTGCCTTCGGTCGACGGGCTGGCGGTCCTGTCCTGGGACCAGTCCGACGTCACGGTCCTGCCGCCCGACACGATGAGCTCGGTCATCGGCGCCGCGCAACGCAGTACCGACCTGGTCGTCCTCGACCTGCCCCGGCGCGCCGACCCCACGGTCGAGGAAGGCTTCATCCGCGCCACCGCCACGCTTCTCGTCGTCCCCTGCGACGTCCGCTCGATAGCCGCCGCCAAGCGCCTCTCCGGGCCCTTGCGTTCCGTGGCCGGCGACGTCCGCCTCGTGGTCCGCGAGTCCCGGCCGGGGCTCGCCGCCGCCGACATCGCCTCCCACCTCTCCTTGCCCTTAGCAACAAAACTCGGCTCCGACCCCAGAGTGCCGGCTGCCATGGACGACGGCCGCTTCACCCTCACCCGCCGCAGCCCGCTCGCCCGCGCCGCCACCGACATCCTCGACCTCTTCGATCCCTCACCTCCGCACCATCGTCCGCCGCAGAAGACCCTGGAGCCCGCATGA
- a CDS encoding glycosyl hydrolase family 18 protein, translated as MSRLRMLAATATVAATALITAAGVSLASPGTTAADNAVTAPQATSGGVKTAYFTQWGIYANAFYPKNLVTTGAGAKLDFLNYAFANIHPTDHTCFMANKAASQDENNPNAGDGAGDAFADYGKSYGADISVDGVGDVWNQPIQGNFNQLKKLKAKYPNLKILISIGGWTYSKYFSDAAATDAKRKTFVSSCVNMFLKGDLPMIDGFGGPGSAAGIFDGIDIDWEYPGSPNGHVGNHYSPADKQNFTLLLAEFRAQLDAYGGQTGKKYYLTAATPAGQDKIATIETDKIGQYLDYNNVMTYDMHGGWEATGPTNFQDPLYTAPNDPSNPIPPGQGKYSVDAAVKAWTTGDPAYGIPGGFPANKLTIGYPFYYRGWKGVPATANGKYQPATGPADGHAMSGNVPGVSFYKELVGFVDNPSATYFDDVTKSSWFYRDGTFWSGDNAQSIKAKADYQHCNGLAGAMMYSLEALDPNVTLFNHVVNAVNADTPGCSGPPTTPPTTPPTTPPTTPPGTATPWAPNTAYATGALVTYAGVTYKCIQAHTSLTGWEPPNVPALWGRV; from the coding sequence ATGAGTCGATTGCGCATGCTCGCCGCCACCGCCACCGTCGCGGCCACCGCCCTGATCACCGCCGCCGGCGTCTCCCTGGCGAGCCCCGGCACCACCGCAGCAGACAACGCCGTCACCGCGCCGCAGGCGACCAGCGGCGGCGTCAAGACGGCGTACTTCACCCAGTGGGGGATCTACGCCAACGCCTTCTACCCGAAGAACCTGGTCACCACCGGCGCCGGCGCGAAGCTGGACTTCCTGAACTACGCCTTCGCCAACATCCACCCGACCGACCACACCTGCTTCATGGCCAACAAGGCCGCGTCGCAGGACGAGAACAACCCGAACGCCGGCGACGGCGCCGGTGACGCGTTCGCCGACTACGGGAAGTCGTACGGCGCCGACATCAGCGTCGACGGCGTCGGCGACGTCTGGAACCAGCCGATCCAGGGCAACTTCAACCAGCTCAAGAAGCTCAAGGCGAAGTACCCGAACCTGAAGATCCTGATCTCGATCGGCGGCTGGACGTACTCGAAGTACTTCTCCGACGCGGCCGCGACCGACGCGAAGCGCAAGACCTTCGTCAGCTCCTGCGTGAACATGTTCCTCAAAGGCGACCTGCCGATGATCGACGGCTTCGGCGGCCCCGGTTCGGCGGCCGGCATCTTCGACGGGATCGACATCGACTGGGAGTACCCGGGCTCGCCGAACGGCCACGTCGGCAACCACTACAGCCCCGCCGACAAGCAGAACTTCACCCTGCTGCTGGCCGAGTTCCGCGCGCAGCTCGACGCGTACGGCGGCCAGACCGGCAAGAAGTACTACCTGACCGCGGCGACCCCGGCCGGCCAGGACAAGATCGCCACGATCGAGACCGACAAGATCGGGCAGTACCTCGACTACAACAACGTGATGACGTACGACATGCACGGCGGCTGGGAGGCCACCGGGCCGACGAACTTCCAGGACCCGCTCTACACGGCGCCGAACGATCCCAGCAACCCGATCCCACCGGGTCAGGGCAAGTACTCCGTCGACGCTGCGGTGAAGGCGTGGACGACGGGTGACCCGGCGTACGGCATCCCCGGCGGGTTCCCGGCGAACAAGCTGACGATCGGATATCCCTTCTACTACAGGGGATGGAAGGGTGTGCCGGCAACCGCCAACGGCAAGTACCAACCGGCGACGGGACCTGCCGACGGGCATGCGATGAGCGGCAACGTGCCGGGGGTCTCGTTCTACAAGGAGCTTGTCGGCTTCGTGGACAACCCGTCGGCGACGTACTTCGACGACGTCACGAAGTCCTCGTGGTTCTACCGTGACGGCACGTTCTGGTCCGGTGACAACGCCCAGTCGATCAAGGCCAAGGCCGACTACCAGCACTGCAACGGACTGGCCGGCGCGATGATGTACTCGCTCGAGGCCCTGGACCCGAACGTCACCCTCTTCAACCACGTGGTCAACGCGGTCAACGCCGACACCCCCGGCTGCAGCGGCCCACCCACCACGCCGCCCACCACACCGCCGACGACGCCGCCCACCACTCCGCCCGGCACGGCCACCCCGTGGGCGCCGAACACGGCGTACGCGACCGGTGCGCTCGTCACCTACGCCGGCGTCACCTACAAGTGCATCCAGGCTCACACCTCGCTCACCGGCTGGGAGCCGCCGAACGTCCCCGCACTCTGGGGCCGGGTCTGA